gtaTACTCTACCAGCCGCATAATTACTTACTAGGTATATTAGTATTCTTCGCCATATTTTTCGTGCTAGATCCTTGTGATGTCCTTACGAAATTTGAAGGCAGGCTTCctgtgaaaagaaaatatattatgttttcatatCCCGTCGGTAGGTCGTGTTTCATAAggaacggtgaaggaaaacatcgtgatgcaaccttgcatgcctgagagatCTTTAGCACAGctgttcttgaaggtatgcaaagtccccaaacccgcacttggccagcgtggtagactcaaggccttgacatggcttaacgactgttatcttaattaacaacaaccgggaccaactttttacgtgctctctgaagcacggagacgatcagttcaaataccactatgcggtcacccatctatagaatgaccgcgtcaaaggttgcttacccacagatcgtttaccgaccggtgagcgcaactggctatgagcttattaaatacttacttggacttattctcaaaatattcattttcaaaTGATCACTGCCCGGCGACATTTTTTTCTGTGGAATTTTCGAGATTTTCCCTCCATTTTCCTTCTCGGTGTTGCCAGCAAACATCTTAGTGTTACTCTTAGTGTTGCCAATCTTGTGCGGATTTTGAGCTTTTAGTAAATTTTTCGGAGACCTATGATTCATATTTCTTACAGATTGAGtagttaatttagttatttttttaatgttatctttttttaatatttcattactgGCAACTTTGTTCACTGTTGGTTTGTCTTTAACAATTTTCTCTGAAACTTTGTTGATATTAGTGATTCTgtctttactttttataatggCATTTTTTTCAGTAACTTTTTTCATTGTTTCAGTATTCCCAGTGGTCTTAGATTTGGCTGTTTCAGGAGGTTTTTGACTAATTTCAGTggatttttgtttcatttctttatttttagtattagtaatagctttttcagtatttttagttttagtattaGTGTTAATTTCATCATTATTAGATTGTCTGTTTTCAATTGAATTTTTTGATGTAGCAACATTCTTTTCAACAGTTTTAGCTTTAGTGTTGCCAGCATTTTCAAGACTAGCCacttttttagtcattaaatcGAATTTTTTATCATTGGCAATTGACATTTTGATTTTGCGatcaactttttttattatttcaggttTTTTCACAGTTTCATTATTATCTTTCAGTAAATTTTCAGGTTCTGTAACTTTAGtacttaattttgattttttagaACCATTTTTCAGTTTTTCAGTTGAATTCtcggtatttttattgttttgtgatttcgaaactaaattttgtttttctataaagttattttttgaaataacattttcagtatttttggctatttctgtgttatttatttctttattagttattttattattttcgacaATTTTCTTACTCTTTTTAGCTACAGGTTCGtttaaatcagtatttttaatttctttatcaACATTATTAGAAATTTCAGGAACTTTTTCAGTAGTTTTCTtaacttttttgttgtttgtaacattttttgggtctttttcagtgtttttaatagattgtttagttaatgtatttatattagtattattattacttgtatgtctgtttgtagTTGATTCTGGaatattttcgttatttttcttagattttttaattaaaggttcttttatattagtaatgttatcattattaatactttctatattattagtaatcgTCTTTTTCGTAACTTTATCAGTTTTTGCATTTTTCTCTGAAACAATgtctttattttgatttaaaacacCATTTTcgatgttttttacttttttgtgaataatttctgtatttttaattaaattagtattattttctttatttttgagttttatattatcACTACTTTTAGCCTTTTTCGTTACTGTTTCAACATTTCTCTTAATTTCCTCAttactttttgattttttagataatttcgcatttataatattttgttgttcattCTGTAAATGATCATCAATTTTCCTTTTCTTAGGTATATtagaattgatatttttatcaacattattaattaaatcattatttttagattttaaatcggttttttcagtaattttagtttttttattaaccttaCCTTCCTCATTCATTTTTGGGtccgaattttttttttcactaacatttttaatttttttattactttcagcttcaaaatcattatttaattcattattttctttctcaCTACTAtcaattttacttttcttaGCTTTAACACTATTCTCAACATCAACTGATCGTTTCTGGGCCAGCTTTTTCGTTTTCTTAGGCAGACTTTTGGGTGGGGCCATTACTTCGCTGTCTTTAGCTATTTCAGCCTGTGTTTCGGCCTGGATTTCAGTCTGTCTGGATTCTAAGTCTGACTCAGAGTCGACCGGGCCTCTGGCTTGAAGACAGGTGGTAATAATTTTCGATAGAAGTAGAGTACGTTCGTCTGTCTGTATGGAAGGATCTAAAAGTTGCTTATGAGCTCCTGTTATTATCTTTATGTAGGAttcatctgaaaataaaaaataagatattagttatttatcgtatggttagtggtcaacttagtgtcaaagtggtacgtttgtggtgaactgttgttataaacaacaacggtgacttgtatcacggagactcTCAGctgaaacactgcacctacatctatgtaagaCTTGCTAAACTAATATTCTGCAGTCTGCAGTTATATACAATCGGCTGgtttcatcgtatggttagtggtcaacctagtgtcaaagttgttcaaaccggcCGAGAAGCCTTAGAtgtagcttaacgactgtcatcttagtagacaacaaccaggaccgactttttacgtgccctccgaagcacggagacgcccagctcaaataccactatgcggtcacccatctatggagtgaccgcgccaagtgttgcttaacccacagatcgtttaccgaccggtgagcgcaactgctTATAGCTTGAAATAAGGTTAGATGTGTAGTACTTACCCATATATTCTAAGTCAAACTTCATCTTATGATGGAAGGGCGCGACGGGAGACCATTTGTTCTCTAGCCGCCACGATATCTCCAGCAAATTAGcgcattttaatataaaaccacCTTCAGGCTGAAagaaaagaatccaaatttatTAACTATCACGGTTTGTACTGCTAATACTAAATTGCTGAAACTTCAgcaattcagaaaaaaaatattcagtttttaacagtctagcctttcttccaactatgttggagtcggcttccagtctcaccggatgcagctgaataccagtattttacatgcagcgactgtctatctgacctccacaacacagttacctgggttataacacgatactaagtaagactggttgtcaga
The DNA window shown above is from Anticarsia gemmatalis isolate Benzon Research Colony breed Stoneville strain chromosome 29, ilAntGemm2 primary, whole genome shotgun sequence and carries:
- the LOC142985307 gene encoding uncharacterized protein LOC142985307 isoform X2 — its product is MSNINPNNEKKKALLAFKEKILEEIQYYEKSIDDFRANHKNNSYYDDGDSSESEDDFPNTINIGPDVSQLKLQQSMLQTCLQATQELTSLTVLQSEINVLVEDPKLEKEQPVTETGTWKEVTAECRVDLVPFTITFYMHTPDRKFGPISYRGLQVSLIKSSHEIELNKSVLHTLKKPSDAVEVVRSYATAYRSRRTTLARLANKYGTTLFMEPHPEGGFILKCANLLEISWRLENKWSPVAPFHHKMKFDLEYMDESYIKIITGAHKQLLDPSIQTDERTLLLSKIITTCLQARGPVDSESDLESRQTEIQAETQAEIAKDSEVMAPPKSLPKKTKKLAQKRSVDVENSVKAKKSKIDSSEKENNELNNDFEAESNKKIKNVSEKKNSDPKMNEEEKIVKDKPTVNKVASNEILKKDNIKKITKLTTQSVRNMNHRSPKNLLKAQNPHKIGNTKSNTKMFAGNTEKENGGKISKIPQKKMSPGSDHLKMNILRISPRSLPSNFVRTSQGSSTKNMAKNTNIPRLLKKPVPKS
- the LOC142985307 gene encoding uncharacterized protein LOC142985307 isoform X1; the encoded protein is MSNINPNNEKKKALLAFKEKILEEIQYYEKSIDDFRANHKNNSYYDDGDSSESEDDFPNTINIGPDVSQLKLQQSMLQTCLQATQELTSLTVLQSEINVLVEDPKLEKEQPVTETGTWKEVTAECRVDLVPFTITFYMHTPDRKFGPISYRGLQVSLIKSSHEIELNKSVLHTLKKPSDAVEVVRSYATAYRSRRTTLARLANKYGTTLFMEPHPEGGFILKCANLLEISWRLENKWSPVAPFHHKMKFDLEYMDESYIKIITGAHKQLLDPSIQTDERTLLLSKIITTCLQARGPVDSESDLESRQTEIQAETQAEIAKDSEVMAPPKSLPKKTKKLAQKRSVDVENSVKAKKSKIDSSEKENNELNNDFEAESNKKIKNVSEKKNSDPKMNEEGKVNKKTKITEKTDLKSKNNDLINNVDKNINSNIPKKRKIDDHLQNEQQNIINAKLSKKSKSNEEIKRNVETVTKKAKSSDNIKLKNKENNTNLIKNTEIIHKKVKNIENGVLNQNKDIVSEKNAKTDKVTKKTITNNIESINNDNITNIKEPLIKKSKKNNENIPESTTNRHTSNNNTNINTLTKQSIKNTEKDPKNVTNNKKVKKTTEKVPEISNNVDKEIKNTDLNEPVAKKSKKIVENNKITNKEINNTEIAKNTENVISKNNFIEKQNLVSKSQNNKNTENSTEKLKNGSKKSKLSTKVTEPENLLKDNNETVKKPEIIKKVDRKIKMSIANDKKFDLMTKKVASLENAGNTKAKTVEKNVATSKNSIENRQSNNDEINTNTKTKNTEKAITNTKNKEMKQKSTEISQKPPETAKSKTTGNTETMKKVTEKNAIIKSKDRITNINKVSEKIVKDKPTVNKVASNEILKKDNIKKITKLTTQSVRNMNHRSPKNLLKAQNPHKIGNTKSNTKMFAGNTEKENGGKISKIPQKKMSPGSDHLKMNILRISPRSLPSNFVRTSQGSSTKNMAKNTNIPRLLKKPVPKS